The following proteins come from a genomic window of Vanessa tameamea isolate UH-Manoa-2023 chromosome 6, ilVanTame1 primary haplotype, whole genome shotgun sequence:
- the LOC113403205 gene encoding endoplasmin — protein MRCLLLLGVGVLLLSGWCQAQEGVGSVEEVTVDADLGASREGSRTDAEALLREEEAISPDELSVAQMREIRDRAQNFTFKTEVNRMMKLIINSLYRNKEIFLRELISNGSDALDKIRLLSLTDRDVLAANPDMSIRIKAEPDKRLLHIIDSGVGMTSQDLVNNLGTIAKSGTADFLSKVQDVEKGGAQEMNDMIGQFGVGFYSAFLVAERVTVVSKHNDDQQHVWESDANAFSVAADPRGDTLKRGTHITLHLKEEAADFLQPDTIRNLVKKYSQFINFPIYLWASRTETVEEAEPEEITPDADEDEDVKVDDAAEEKSEPKKTEKTVWDWELMNDNKPIWTRKPSEVGDDEYTQFYKSLTKDTAAPLARAHFVAEGEVTFRALLFVPRAQPADSFNRYGTKTDHIKLYVRRVFITDEFNDLMPNYLAFIQGIVDSDDLPLNVSRETLQQHKLIKIIKKKLVRKALDMLKKIPDDEYEHFWKEYSTNVKLGVIEDPSNRSRLAKLLRFHSSRSDSMTFLADYVARMKPGQNHIYYIAGSSRAEVEKSPFAERLVRSGHEVLYLTEAVDEYCLSSLPEYEGKKFQNIAKEIFDLNENEQQKERTEAYRKELEPLTRWLGDKLAAWITRAEVSRRLSSSPAALAATAFGWTGNMERLALSNAHQKADDAQRRHHLSQKKMLEINPRHPVVRELLRRVRDDPDDPQALDAARTLYRTAAMRSGFMLQEGQAVEFAESVESMLQRSLGLPPDARADDEPEDDAPAEAAPGDEAEADEADEVEPHEEL, from the exons ATGAGGTGCCTATTGTTGCTTGGGGTGGGCGTCCTGCTACTATCAG GATGGTGTCAAGCGCAGGAAGGTGTAGGGAGTGTGGAAGAGGTGACAGTGGACGCCGACCTGGGCGCGTCGCGCGAGGGCTCGCGTACCG ACGCGGAGGCGCTGCTGCGCGAGGAGGAAGCCATCTCGCCGGACGAGCTGAGTGTGGCGCAGATGCGCGAGATACGCGACCGTGCACAGAACTTCACCTTCAAGACTGAAGTCAACCGTATGATGAAACTCATCATCAACTCGCTATATAGGAATAAGGAG ATATTTTTAAGAGAGTTGATCTCGAACGGATCCGACGCTCTGGACAAGATCCGGCTGCTGTCGCTGACGGATCGAGACGTGCTGGCCGCCAACCCCGACATGAGCATCCGCATCAAGGCGGAGCCAGACAAGCGCCTGCTGCACATCATCGACTCCGGCGTGGGCATGACGAGCCAGGACCTCGTCAACAACCTGGGCACCATCGCCAAGTCTGGCACTGCCGACTTCCTATCCAAGGTGCAGGACGTCGAGAAG GGAGGCGCGCAGGAGATGAACGACATGATCGGGCAGTTCGGCGTCGGGTTCTACTCCGCCTTCCTGGTGGCCGAGCGCGTGACCGTCGTCTCCAAGCACAACGACGACCAGCAGCACGTGTGGGAGTCCGACGCCAACGCCTTCAGCGTGGCCGCCGACCCCCGCGGAGACACGCTCAAGCGCGGCACGCACATCAC GCTACACCTGAAGGAGGAGGCGGCGGATTTCCTGCAACCGGATACCATCCGTAATCTCGTAAAGAAGTACTCTCAGTTCATCAACTTCCCCATCTACCTGTGGGCCTCGCGCACCGAGACGGTGGAGGAAGCCGAGCCGGAGGAGATCACACCCGACGCGGACGAGGACGAGGACGTTAAG GTCGACGACGCCGCCGAGGAGAAGAGCGAGCCGAAGAAGACCGAGAAAACCGTCTGGGACTGGGAGCTGATGAACGACAACAAGCCCATCTGGACGCGCAAGCCCAGCGAGGTCGGCGACGACGAGTACACGCAGTTCTACAAGAGCCTCACCAAGGACACGGCGGCGCCGCTCGCCAG gGCGCACTTCGTGGCGGAGGGCGAGGTGACGTTCCGCGCGCTGCTGTTCGTGCCGCGCGCGCAGCCCGCCGACTCCTTCAACCGCTACGGCACCAAGACCGACCACATCAAGCTATACGTGCGCCGCGTCTTCATCACCGACGAGTTCAACGACCTCATGCCCAACTACCTCGCCTTCATACAG GGAATCGTAGACTCTGATGACCTACCGCTAAACGTGAGTCGCGAAACGCTGCAGCAACATAAGCTCATTAAGATTATAAAGAAGAAGTTGGTGCGCAAAGCACTCGACATGCTGAAGAAGATCCCCGACGACGAGTACGAGCACTTCTGGAAGGAATACTCCACCAA CGTGAAGCTGGGAGTGATCGAGGACCCGTCCAACCGCTCGCGCCTCGCCAAGCTGCTGCGCTTCCACTCGTCTCGCAGCGACTCCATGACCTTCCTCGCAGACTACGTTGCGCGCATGAAGCCCGGCCAGAACCACATCTACTACATCGCCGGCTCCAGCCGCGCTGAG GTGGAGAAGTCGCCGTTCGCCGAGCGCCTCGTGCGTTCCGGCCACGAGGTCCTCTACCTCACGGAGGCCGTCGACGAGTATTGCCTGTCTTCGCTGCCGGAGTACGAGGGCAAGAAGTTCCAGAACATCGCCAAGGAAATATTCGACTTGAACGAGA ACGAGCAGCAGAAGGAGCGCACGGAGGCCTACCGCAAGGAGCTGGAGCCGCTGACGCGCTGGCTGGGCGACAAGCTGGCCGCCTGGATCACGCGCGCCGAGGTGTCGCGCCGCCTGTCGAGCTCGCCCGCCGCGCTGGCCGCCACGGCCTTCGGCTGGACCGGCAACATGGAGCGCCTGGCGCTGTCCAACGCGCACCAGAAGGCGGACGACGCGCAGCGCCGCCACCACCTTTCGCAGAAGAAGATGCTGGAGATCAACCCGCGCCACCCCGTGGTACGCGAGCTGCTGCGGCGCGTGCGCGACGACCCCGACGACCCGCAGGCGCTGGACGCGGCGCGCACGCTGTACCGCACGGCCGCCATGCGCTCCGGGTTCATGCTGCAGGAGGGGCAGGCCGTGGAGTTCGCCGAGTCCGTCGAGAGCATGCTGCAGCGCTCGTTGGGCCTGCCGCCCGACGCGCGCGCGGACGACGAGCCCGAGGACGACGCGCCGGCCGAGGCCGCGCCCGGGGACGAGGCCGAGGCCGACGAGGCCGACGAGGTCGAGCCGCACGAGGAGCTGTAA
- the LOC113403206 gene encoding uncharacterized protein LOC113403206, which translates to MEHSERGEAERAPTHPDSSAPLHAKSFKLRFASQRELGRSYVSAVKPLRLPAVVRAEWYRREPAGAVDERRARAALARVRDMFGRGPRDKYSEPVTTSNEYGWWWQWARPQPDRRLRHHIQDSAWLKERLRVLAADAGIKRR; encoded by the exons ATGGAGCACAGCGAGCGCGGAGAGGCAGAGAGGGCCCCGACACACCCGGACTCGAGTGCTCCCTTACACGCGAAATCGTTCAAGCTGCGCTTCGCGTCCCAGCGGGAGCTCGGGCGCTCCTACGTGTCCGCAGTGAAGCCGCTGAGACTAC CGGCCGTGGTGCGCGCCGAGTGGTACCGGCGCGAGCCCGCGGGCGCGGTGGACgagcgccgcgcgcgcgccgcgctggCCCGCGTGCGCGACATGTTCGGGCGCGGCCCGCGGGACAAGTACTCCGAGCCCGTCACCACTTCCAACGA GTACGGCTGGTGGTGGCAGTGGGCGCGCCCGCAGCCCGACCGCCGCCTGCGGCACCACATTCAGGACTCGGCGTGGCTCAAGGAGCGCTTGCGAGTGCTCGCCGCCGACGCCGGCATTAAGCGACGTTAG